One Pectobacterium cacticida genomic window, GATGAGCCATGCGCCTAACAGGCCGAAGTGCACAGCAAGTACGCCCCCTTAAATTGACCCGCCATTATACGAAACACGCTGAAGGTTCCGTTTTAGTCGAATTTGGCGATACCAAAGTGCTATGCAATGCCACCGTGGAAGAAGGCGTTCCGCGTTTCCTGAAGGGCCAGGGGAAAGGATGGGTTACTGCTGAATACGGTATGCTGCCACGCGCCACGCATAGCCGTAATGCCCGTGAGGCGGCTAAAGGCAAACAGGGCGGACGGACGTTGGAGATCCAGCGCCTGATCGCGCGCTCGCTGCGTGCGGCAATCGACCTGAAAGTGCTTGGCGAATACACCATTACGCTCGACTGCGATGTATTGCAGGCCGACGGCGGCACGCGCACCGCCTCCATCACTGGCGCCTGTGTGGCGTTAGCCGATGCGTTAAATAACATGGTCGCCAGCGGCAAGCTGAAAAAGAACCCGATGAAAGGCATGGTCGCCGCGGTTTCCGTCGGTATTGTCAACGGCGAAGCGCTGTGCGATCTGGAATACGTGGAAGATTCCGCCGCAGAAACCGACATGAATGTCGTCATGACCGAAGACGGGCGCATGATTGAAGTGCAAGGCACCGCCGAGGGCGAGCCGTTTAGCCACGAAGA contains:
- the rph gene encoding ribonuclease PH, which encodes MRLTGRSAQQVRPLKLTRHYTKHAEGSVLVEFGDTKVLCNATVEEGVPRFLKGQGKGWVTAEYGMLPRATHSRNAREAAKGKQGGRTLEIQRLIARSLRAAIDLKVLGEYTITLDCDVLQADGGTRTASITGACVALADALNNMVASGKLKKNPMKGMVAAVSVGIVNGEALCDLEYVEDSAAETDMNVVMTEDGRMIEVQGTAEGEPFSHEELLALLALAREGIDTIIQAQKAALID